GCCCAGCCGCTCCAGCTGGACGATCTCCTCGGGCCAGCGGGCGAGTCCGTTGCCGAAGCCGTGGGTGAGGGAGGCGGCGCAGAACCCTCCGTTGCGGCCGGAGGCGGCCCAGCCGACCTCGTCGCCCTCGACGAGCACGACGTCCCGGGCGGGGTCGCGCTCCTTGGCGAGTAGCGCGGTCCACAGGCCGCTGTAGCCGCCGCCGACGACGAGCAGGTCGCAGTGCTCGTCGCCGATGAGCGCCGGGCGGGCCTCGGGGCGGTGTGCGGGATCGTCCAGCCAGAAGGGGGTGGGCCGGGCGTCGGCGAGGGAGCGGAGGGCAGCGTCGGAGGCTACGGCATCGCTCACGGTTATCGGCTCCTTGTTGGTTCCCGTACGGGTGTTCTCGCGGGCCGGGCCCCGGGATCCGGCCTCGGCTGCGGCGTGAGCGGGGTGCGGGCCCCGAGGTGCGGGCCCCGAGGTGCGGGCCTCGGGCGCGGCCCGCCACGTCAGGTCTTCCCGCCCGCTCAGGTCTCCCGCCTGCTCAGGTCTTCTTACGGCGGTTCGAGATGATCTGTCCGCCGAGCACGATCGCGATCGCGAGGACGAACATCGCCGAGCCGATCACATTGACCTGTACCGGCACCCCCCGCTGCGCCGCTCCCCACACGAACATGGGGAAGGTCACCGTGGAGGGGCCCGCGTTGAACTGGGTGATGATGAAGTCGTCGAAGGAGAGCGCGAAACTCAGCATCGCGCCTGCCGCGATCCCCGGCGCGGCGAGCGGGAGCGTGACCCGCCAGAAGGTCTGGAAGGGCCCCGCGTACAGATCGCGCGCCGCCTCTTCCAGCCTCGGGTCCATGCTCATGACCCGCGCCTTGACCGCGACCACGACAAAGCTCAGACAGAACATGACGTGCGCGATCAGAATCGTCATGAAGCCGAAGCTCACCCGCATGTTGAGGAAGAGCGTGCCGAGCGAGGCGGCCATGACGACCTCGGGCATGGCCATCGGCAGGAAGATCAGCGCGTTGGTGGTGCTCTTGCCCCGGAAGCGGTAGCGGGCCAGCGCGAAGGCGGCGAACGTGCCGAAGGCGGTGGCGATGAGCGTCGCCAGCACGGCGATCTGGAGGCTGAGCCCCAGCGAGCCGCACATGTCGGCGACACCGCAGGGGTCGGTCCACGCGTCGGTGGAGAACGTGCGCCAGGCGTAGTTGAAGCGGCCGGCTGGCTTGTTGAACGAGAACAGCAGGACGACGAGGTTGGGCAGCAGCAGATACGCCAGCGCCGCGCAGCCGGCCAGGACGACGGCGTTCTTGCGCAGCCGGCGCAGCAGCGCGGCCAGGGCCGGTGGCGGGGAAGAGGCGCGAGTGGAGGCGGAAGCGGGAGTGGAGGGCATCAGACCAGCTCCTCCGTCCCGGCCTTGCGCATATAGACGCTCACCATGATCAGAATGAGTGCCATCAGGATGAAGGACATCGCCGCCGCCGTCGGGTAGTCGAGGACGTTGAGGAACTGCTTCTGGATGGCGTTGCCGACCATCTGTTCGCTGGGAGAGCCCAGGAGCTGCGCGTTGATGTAGTCACCGGATGCCGGGATGAAAGTGAGCAGCGTCCCGGCCACGACGCCCGGCAACGACAGCGGGAAGGTCACCTTCCGGAAGGTCGTCGAGGGTTTGGCGTACAGGTCACGTGCCGCCTCGTGCAGCGAGGTGTCGATCCGCTCCAGGGAGCTGTAGAGCGGAAGGATCATGAACGGCAGGAAGTTGTACGTCAGTCCGCACACCACGGCCAGCGGGGTGGCGAGCACCCGTTCGTCACCGGTCAGGCCCAGCCAACTCGTCACATCCAGGATGTGCAGGGAGCTGAGGGCGCCGACGACGGGGCCGCCGTCGGACAGGATCGTCTTCCAGGCCAGGGTGCGGATGAGGAAACTGGTGAAGAACGGCGCGATCACCATCACCAGTACCAGATTGCGCCAGCGCCCCGCCCTGAAGGCGATCATGTAGGCGAGCGGGTAGCCGATCAGCAGGCACAGGATTGTCGCGGAGGCCGCGTAGAGGAACGAGCGGAGGAAGTGTTCGCCGTAGGTGCTGAGCGCGTCGGTGTAGTTCGAGAACTGCCAGGTGACCCGGAAGCCGTCCTCCAGCGAGCCGCTCTGCACGGACGTGGACGCCTGGTAGAAGAGCGGCGCCACGAAGAAGACGGCGAGCCACAGACCGGCGGGCAGCAGCAGCCAGTAAGGCGTGAGGCGGCGGCGTGGGAGCCGCCCCGCGCCTCCTTCCGCCCCTGCTTCGGGCCCGCTCGCGGCGTCCGGGCCCGCGCCGGAGGGCGGCGTGGCCGAGGACGGGACGGGGGCGACGGCGGTCATACGGTCTCCTCGCCCGCCGTCACGTCCTGTGCGGCGTCCAGAGCGAAGGTGTGTGCGGGCCGCCAGTGGAGGACGACGCGCTGGCCGGGCACGAGCCGCGTGTCGCGCTCGATGTTCTGCTCGTAGACGGTCAGTCCGGGGCAGGCCGGGGTCTCGACGAGGTAGTGGAGCGAGACGCCGAGGTAGCCGGCGTCGGTGATGCGTCCGGTGAGCTGGTTGCGGCCCTCGGGTATGGCGTGCGCGTCGTCCGCGTGGGCGAGGGAGATCTTCTCGGGGCGCACTCCGACCAGCACTTTCACACCGGCCTTCGGGGCCTGAGCCGCGCAGCGTGCCGTGGGCAGCCGCAGCGTGGAGTCCGCACCGGGGGCCTTGACCCGGAGTTCACCGTCGTCGCCCGTCTCGTGGGAGAGGACCTCGGACTCGATGAGGTTGGAGGTGCCCAGAAAGTTGGCGACGAAGGTCGAGCGCGGATTCTCGTACAGTTCGGCGGGCGGCCCGAGTTGTTCGACCCGGCCCCCGTACATCACCGCGACGCTGTCGGCCATGGTCATGGCCTCCTCCTGGTCGTGGGTGACGTGCACGAAGGTGATGCCGACCTCGGTCTGGATACGCTTGAGTTCGAGCTGCATCTGACGGCGCAGCTTGAGGTCGAGGGCGCCCAGCGGCTCGTCGAGCAGCAGCACTTCGGGGCGGTTGATCAGCGCGCGGGCCAGGGCCACCCGCTGCTGCTGGCCGCCGGAGAGCCGGCGCGGCTTGCGGCGGGCCATGTCGCCGAGCTGGACGAGGTCGAGCATCTCCGCGACCTGCTTGCCGACGGACTTGACCCCGCGCCGCCGCAGGCCGAAGGCGACGTTCTCCTGGACGTCCAGGTGCGGGAAGAGCGCGTAGTTCTGGAAGACGGTGTTGACGGGGCGCTTGTGGGGCGGGAGGCGGGTGATGTCCTTGTCACCGAGGAGGACGCTGCCGCCGGTGGGCTCCTCCAGGCCCGCGATCATGCGGAGCGTGGTGGTCTTGCCGCAGCCGGAAGCGCCGAGGAGCGCGAAGAAGGAGCCCTCGGGGATGGTGAGATCGAGCGGGTGCACGGCGGTGAAGCCGCCGAAGGTCTTGCTGATACCGGAAAGAGTGATGGTCATGGCCGGTCCTCGGGGGTGAGGGGGGCTGGGCACAGGGGGTCGAAGGCGGGGCCCGGGGCGGAGCGCCCCGGCGAGCGGGGGTCAGGCCCCGATGAGCTTGGCGAACTTCTCCTCGTACGCGGCCTCTTCCTTGGCGCTCATCGGCCGGAAGTTCTTGCCCTTGGAGATCATGCGCGCGTCGGGGAAGAGCAGCTTGTCGTCCGCCAGCTCCTTGTCGATCTTCTCCATCTCGGCCTTCGCTCCGGAGACGGGACAGATGTAGTTGACCCACGCGGCCAGCTCGGCGGCCTCCTTGGGCCGGTAGTAGAAGTCGATCAGGGCCTCGGCGTTGCTCTGGTGGCGGGCCTTGGCCGGGACGAGCAGGTCGTCGGTGCCGAAGAGATAGCCGCGCTCGGGTACGGCGAACTCGACGTCCGGATTGTCGAGCTGGAGCTGCACGATGTCGCCCGCCCAGGCCACGCAGGCGGCGATGTCGCCCGAGTCCAGCTCGTCCATGTAGTCGTTGCCGCTGAATCGGCGCAGCTGTTTGCGGTCGACGGCCTTCTGGATGCGGGCGATGGCGGCGTTGAAGTCGTCCTCGTCGAAGCGTTCGGAGTTGACGCCCATGTCGAGCATGGTCAGCCCGATGGTGTCGGTCATCTCCGTCAGCATCGAGACGCGGCCCTTGAGGGACTCGTCCTCCAGCAGCTGGGTGACGCTGGTGACCTTCTTCCCCTTCGTCGCCTTCTTGTTGTACGCGACGATGCAGGCGGTGCCCGCCCACGGGTAGCTGAACTGGCGCCCGGGATCGT
This sequence is a window from Streptomyces sp. NBC_01775. Protein-coding genes within it:
- a CDS encoding ABC transporter permease, yielding MPSTPASASTRASSPPPALAALLRRLRKNAVVLAGCAALAYLLLPNLVVLLFSFNKPAGRFNYAWRTFSTDAWTDPCGVADMCGSLGLSLQIAVLATLIATAFGTFAAFALARYRFRGKSTTNALIFLPMAMPEVVMAASLGTLFLNMRVSFGFMTILIAHVMFCLSFVVVAVKARVMSMDPRLEEAARDLYAGPFQTFWRVTLPLAAPGIAAGAMLSFALSFDDFIITQFNAGPSTVTFPMFVWGAAQRGVPVQVNVIGSAMFVLAIAIVLGGQIISNRRKKT
- a CDS encoding ABC transporter permease, encoding MTAVAPVPSSATPPSGAGPDAASGPEAGAEGGAGRLPRRRLTPYWLLLPAGLWLAVFFVAPLFYQASTSVQSGSLEDGFRVTWQFSNYTDALSTYGEHFLRSFLYAASATILCLLIGYPLAYMIAFRAGRWRNLVLVMVIAPFFTSFLIRTLAWKTILSDGGPVVGALSSLHILDVTSWLGLTGDERVLATPLAVVCGLTYNFLPFMILPLYSSLERIDTSLHEAARDLYAKPSTTFRKVTFPLSLPGVVAGTLLTFIPASGDYINAQLLGSPSEQMVGNAIQKQFLNVLDYPTAAAMSFILMALILIMVSVYMRKAGTEELV
- a CDS encoding ABC transporter ATP-binding protein, with translation MTITLSGISKTFGGFTAVHPLDLTIPEGSFFALLGASGCGKTTTLRMIAGLEEPTGGSVLLGDKDITRLPPHKRPVNTVFQNYALFPHLDVQENVAFGLRRRGVKSVGKQVAEMLDLVQLGDMARRKPRRLSGGQQQRVALARALINRPEVLLLDEPLGALDLKLRRQMQLELKRIQTEVGITFVHVTHDQEEAMTMADSVAVMYGGRVEQLGPPAELYENPRSTFVANFLGTSNLIESEVLSHETGDDGELRVKAPGADSTLRLPTARCAAQAPKAGVKVLVGVRPEKISLAHADDAHAIPEGRNQLTGRITDAGYLGVSLHYLVETPACPGLTVYEQNIERDTRLVPGQRVVLHWRPAHTFALDAAQDVTAGEETV
- a CDS encoding polyamine ABC transporter substrate-binding protein, whose product is MDLYEGMPEPVAKAWERGLTSGRAAMSRRRLLRAASLAAGGTALAACGIPPAAGSKGGDGPGDTPDHSREEKVLNFANWPLYIDVDPKNKKKRPTLDRFERESGVKVKYVEDVNDNNEFYGKIKPQLAAGQDTGRDLVCLSDWMAGRMIRQGWAQRLDPARLPHAVTNLEDRFRAAAHDPGRQFSYPWAGTACIVAYNKKATKGKKVTSVTQLLEDESLKGRVSMLTEMTDTIGLTMLDMGVNSERFDEDDFNAAIARIQKAVDRKQLRRFSGNDYMDELDSGDIAACVAWAGDIVQLQLDNPDVEFAVPERGYLFGTDDLLVPAKARHQSNAEALIDFYYRPKEAAELAAWVNYICPVSGAKAEMEKIDKELADDKLLFPDARMISKGKNFRPMSAKEEAAYEEKFAKLIGA